The following proteins come from a genomic window of Trifolium pratense cultivar HEN17-A07 linkage group LG4, ARS_RC_1.1, whole genome shotgun sequence:
- the LOC123922075 gene encoding agamous-like MADS-box protein AGL80, whose protein sequence is MAGKKVKVAFICNISARKECYRKRKKGIIKKMREIKILCDIPACAIISNPFNSNNTEVWPDLEEAKQVIERYQNLSQIDKTKNVNQESFVLQRLTKAREKLEKQRQEIRDKEMTIRMIQYMKNKNLPDDVSVSDLKHFQKLIEENLKDIDNKLNGSN, encoded by the coding sequence ATGGCTGGGAAGAAGGTGAAAGTTGCCTTTATCTGTAATATTTCAGCAAGGAAGGAATGCTATAGGAAAAGAAAGAAGGGTATCATAAAAAAGATGAGAGAAATCAAAATTCTTTGCGATATTCCAGCATGTGCTATAATTTCAAATCCTTTTAATTCTAATAACACAGAGGTGTGGCCAGATCTAGAGGAAGCCAAGCAAGTGATTGAGAGGTATCAGAATTTATCGCAGATCGATAAGACGAAAAATGTGAACCAAGAGAGCTTTGTCTTGCAGAGGCTTACTAAAGCCAGGGAGAAGCTTGAAAAGCAAAGACAAGAGATTCGTGACAAGGAGATGACCATTCGTATGATTCAatacatgaaaaacaaaaatttgccTGATGATGTTTCTGTTTCAGATTTGAAACACTTTCAAAAGCTAATTGAGGAGAATCTCAAAGATATTGATAACAAGTTGAATGGATCCAATTAA
- the LOC123920252 gene encoding pectinesterase inhibitor 9 has product MAQKLILPLLVIFLSLFLESSLAKHNSQTITYIESSCNGTLYPKLCIRCLNKFSHSTINGPQHLAQVALSVSLSRALQTRGYLLNVAKELKAIDHKNKRLYLTVQDCVNQINDSVDQLSQAIKELKRLNNFNTIINDKVLWHISNVETWVSTALTDASSCVQSFPGHRMSKRVATIKVKAKNVAEVTSNALALFHSYASSYKQAAARATKKP; this is encoded by the coding sequence ATGGCACAAAAACTCATTCTCCCATTACTAGTCATATTCCTCTCACTCTTCTTAGAGTCCTCCCTAGCCAAACATAACTCTCAAACAATAACCTACATAGAGTCTTCTTGCAATGGTACCCTCTACCCTAAACTTTGCATTCGTTGTCTTAACAAATTTTCTCATTCCACCATAAATGGACCTCAACACTTAGCCCAAGTTGCCTTATCCGTGAGCCTCTCTAGAGCCCTACAAACAAGAGGGTACCTTTTGAATGTTGCTAAAGAACTCAAAGCAATTgatcataaaaacaaaagattGTACCTAACCGTGCAAGATTGTGTGAATCAAATCAATGATAGTGTTGATCAACTTAGCCAAGCCATCAAAGAATTAAAAAGGTTGAACAACTTTAACACCATCATCAATGATAAAGTGTTGTGGCATATAAGTAATGTTGAGACATGGGTGAGCACGGCATTAACCGATgcgagtagttgtgtacaatcGTTCCCCGGTCATAGGATGAGCAAAAGGGTTGCGACGATTAAGGTCAAGGCGAAGAATGTTGCGGAAGTTACTAGTAATGCACTTGCTTTGTTTCATAGTTATGCTTCTAGTTACAAGCAAGCAGCAGCTAGAGCTACCAAGAAGCcttga